Proteins encoded within one genomic window of Candidatus Hepatobacter penaei:
- the rbfA gene encoding 30S ribosome-binding factor RbfA, with amino-acid sequence MTTKSQGFSKRQRQVAEQVRQALSSLLMHYQTSDGTTLTITLTEVQMSPDLRHARVYFVPLHDHHTKAHDYLTHLKQEAPRLQHNLQHLVNLRFLPRLRFVEDTAFDTAEAIQDTLSQIKKPKDTSSCPQP; translated from the coding sequence ATGACCACAAAAAGCCAAGGGTTTTCCAAAAGACAGCGTCAGGTGGCTGAACAGGTGCGACAAGCCCTCTCGTCTCTTTTGATGCATTACCAAACCTCAGACGGTACCACCTTAACCATCACATTGACCGAAGTGCAGATGAGCCCAGACCTGCGCCATGCGCGGGTTTATTTTGTGCCGCTTCATGATCACCACACAAAGGCTCATGATTATTTGACGCACCTCAAGCAAGAGGCACCCCGCCTGCAACACAATCTTCAACATCTGGTGAATCTGAGGTTTTTGCCGCGCTTGCGTTTTGTGGAAGACACGGCCTTTGACACCGCAGAAGCCATTCAAGACACACTCAGCCAGATCAAGAAACCTAAGGACACATCCTCATGTCCCCAGCCTTGA
- the gltX gene encoding glutamate--tRNA ligase — protein MLISDPRLLLTVIFFYKKKEDTGKTTARINQFMTVRTRFAPSPTGALHLGGARTALFNWLYAKHEGGTFCVRIEDTDQKRSSQEALASITQGLSWLGLTPDEPMVFQSQQQTRHQEVAMGLLAAGHAYWCDMDGEALASLKAQARLDGRAPLYLGRDTPQPRSSSSVLRFKMPRTGEISFTDQVHGQIRVNNHQLDDLVLLRADGSPTYMLSVVVDDHDMRISHVIRGADHISNTPKQLHIYEALSWSCPSFAHIPLIHGADGAKLSKRHGALDVNTYKEEGFLKEALINALLRLGWGHKDQEIFSLHEAVALFSLAHVGASPARFDPGKLASLNAHYLKALSPEALMEACVPFLSVPPASPLVSDRLMKGLPALAVRAHTLKDLAESAHFYTHEGPFSVDAHALPEAFVRHLPRYVDQLIQQDVWTAASLESLTRSFAEEHDLKLVTMAQPLRLLITGRSVSPPLFEVMSIVGKKACLARLAYSQKG, from the coding sequence GTGCTGATTTCAGATCCGCGTCTTTTGCTGACGGTGATTTTCTTTTATAAAAAGAAAGAGGACACGGGAAAGACAACGGCCAGGATCAATCAGTTCATGACAGTACGTACGCGCTTTGCGCCATCACCCACGGGTGCACTTCACTTGGGCGGCGCACGCACCGCTTTGTTTAATTGGCTTTATGCTAAGCATGAAGGGGGCACGTTTTGTGTGCGCATCGAAGACACCGATCAAAAGCGATCTTCACAAGAGGCGCTTGCCTCGATTACACAAGGGTTGTCATGGTTGGGGCTGACGCCGGATGAACCAATGGTTTTTCAATCTCAACAACAAACGCGTCATCAAGAGGTGGCCATGGGGTTATTAGCCGCAGGCCATGCTTATTGGTGTGACATGGATGGCGAGGCGCTTGCCTCTCTTAAGGCCCAGGCGCGTCTTGATGGCCGGGCGCCACTGTACCTGGGGCGTGATACACCTCAACCCCGATCATCTTCTTCGGTGCTGCGGTTTAAAATGCCGCGCACAGGCGAGATTTCTTTTACAGATCAGGTGCATGGCCAGATCCGCGTGAACAATCATCAGCTGGATGATTTGGTGCTGTTGCGGGCGGACGGCTCGCCCACCTATATGCTTTCTGTGGTGGTGGATGATCATGACATGCGCATCTCTCATGTCATTCGAGGCGCCGATCATATCAGCAACACGCCCAAGCAGCTGCATATCTATGAGGCGCTGTCGTGGTCTTGCCCTTCTTTTGCGCATATTCCGCTTATTCATGGCGCAGACGGGGCGAAGCTGTCAAAACGTCATGGCGCGTTGGATGTCAACACCTATAAGGAGGAAGGATTTTTGAAAGAGGCTCTGATCAACGCCCTCTTGCGTCTGGGGTGGGGGCACAAAGATCAAGAAATTTTTTCTCTTCATGAGGCTGTAGCTCTTTTTTCGCTTGCCCATGTGGGGGCATCGCCGGCGCGGTTTGATCCAGGAAAATTGGCCTCACTCAATGCCCACTATCTCAAAGCGTTATCGCCTGAGGCATTGATGGAGGCCTGTGTGCCCTTTTTGAGCGTGCCTCCTGCCTCGCCTCTTGTGAGCGATCGTCTGATGAAGGGGTTGCCTGCCTTGGCTGTGCGCGCCCATACGCTGAAAGATTTGGCTGAAAGTGCCCATTTTTATACCCACGAAGGCCCATTTTCTGTCGATGCACATGCGCTGCCTGAGGCCTTTGTGCGCCACCTGCCACGTTATGTAGACCAGCTTATACAACAGGATGTGTGGACGGCAGCATCCCTTGAGTCTTTAACGCGCAGCTTTGCAGAGGAACATGATCTGAAATTGGTGACGATGGCCCAGCCCTTGCGGCTGTTGATAACGGGGCGATCGGTGTC